A genomic stretch from Deltaproteobacteria bacterium HGW-Deltaproteobacteria-2 includes:
- a CDS encoding TIGR00282 family metallophosphoesterase yields the protein MKIFFIGDIIGSPGRMAVRELLPALISKKKIDFVIANCENVAAGFGVTKKVVEELFKCNIDVLTSGNHIWNKREVLEFIGDFERLLRPANYPSTAPGAGSVLIPLKTGEYIAVLNLAGRVFMNPSDCPFVTAKNKVAELREKTKIIIVDIHAEATSEKKALGWYLDGEVSAVIGTHTHVQTADEEILSQGTAYISDAGMTGPFDSVIGINKEAIIERFLTQMPNKFEVAKDDIRMQGVIVDIDSVSGKAISINRISVKLKDS from the coding sequence ATGAAAATATTTTTTATTGGCGATATAATCGGAAGTCCGGGGCGGATGGCTGTAAGGGAACTTTTGCCTGCCTTGATTTCCAAGAAAAAAATTGACTTTGTCATTGCCAATTGTGAAAATGTCGCTGCCGGATTCGGCGTGACCAAAAAAGTTGTTGAAGAACTTTTTAAATGTAATATTGATGTGCTTACTTCCGGCAATCATATCTGGAATAAAAGGGAAGTTCTGGAGTTTATCGGAGATTTTGAAAGGCTTCTGCGGCCGGCTAATTATCCGTCCACTGCTCCAGGTGCCGGATCTGTCCTGATACCTCTTAAAACAGGGGAGTATATAGCTGTTCTTAACTTAGCCGGACGGGTTTTTATGAACCCGAGTGATTGTCCTTTTGTGACGGCGAAAAACAAAGTCGCCGAACTAAGAGAAAAGACAAAAATCATTATCGTAGACATACACGCGGAAGCGACTTCTGAAAAGAAAGCTCTGGGCTGGTATCTTGATGGTGAAGTGTCTGCTGTTATCGGCACTCATACCCATGTGCAGACTGCTGACGAGGAAATTCTTTCTCAGGGGACTGCGTATATAAGTGATGCGGGTATGACGGGGCCTTTTGATTCCGTTATCGGAATTAATAAAGAAGCCATTATCGAAAGGTTTTTAACCCAAATGCCCAATAAATTTGAAGTGGCTAAAGATGACATCAGAATGCAGGGAGTAATCGTGGATATAGATTCAGTGAGCGGCAAAGCGATATCTATTAATAGAATCAGCGTTAAGCTGAAAGATTCATAG
- a CDS encoding ATP-dependent DNA helicase, producing the protein MQEKIEKRKKPFQFKRSFAQKKSKSKQKESYYKPEIASSLKNILAKIGKPHPTPFVPDDFQIKALDAIKKTDCLVIAPTGSGKTWIAREAILSVLEKGGRAWYASPLKALSNSKWVEFGLHFDPENVGIITGDTKENTEAPIIVGTTEILRNQLYDAMHQGLDLKCDLVILDEAHFLGDADRGVVWEEIMIYLPARINLLLLSATIGNGEEIARWLETIRKKPCVVIREEKRPVPLYPLFLHPSGCLHPFLEGKKVSPTVADFLRRTNDKRLRGGPMPDYIGIIRILERFNLLPAIFFLKSRAECDAALTARGTLSSPENSVGFNDSLYELLDRFPSLANHRQLKALRSWGLAAHHGGQLPAWKMLVEEMMNRGHLRVIFATSTIAAGVNFPARTIVLFNSDLFNGNDFNPLSATEFSQMTGRAGRRGQDNIGFMLTITGKFMNINHIRYLLFQKPEDILSQLKNDFAMVLNLLLSQTPEDIRKIFERSFAAYQQNIRHHGSDYSAAKTLWKDFSRHFKFLQKEGFVDEAGALTADGHWASKLRLDYPLLVAQCLRKNAFPEENEKLLAAVVAFFAYDRDDDMKLTIKDLPPKLTLSFKKVALAVRPLIHRLEDAGFPVVKLHASAGAAVYYWAQGHSWDSVIKATGIAEGDMATLILRTADNLRQIASLKDTYPEIAESAYKARDAILREPVLFL; encoded by the coding sequence ATGCAAGAAAAAATTGAAAAAAGAAAGAAGCCCTTCCAGTTCAAGCGTTCTTTCGCCCAAAAAAAATCAAAATCAAAACAGAAAGAATCTTATTACAAACCGGAAATAGCATCTTCTCTTAAAAATATTCTAGCTAAAATAGGAAAGCCGCACCCCACCCCTTTTGTCCCCGATGATTTCCAAATTAAAGCATTGGATGCGATCAAAAAAACCGATTGTCTGGTGATCGCGCCGACAGGTTCGGGAAAAACATGGATCGCGCGGGAAGCCATATTATCCGTACTGGAGAAGGGTGGTCGCGCCTGGTATGCCTCGCCGCTCAAAGCGCTTTCCAATTCCAAGTGGGTGGAGTTCGGCCTGCATTTCGATCCCGAAAACGTAGGTATCATCACAGGGGACACCAAGGAAAATACCGAAGCGCCGATTATTGTCGGCACCACGGAAATACTGCGCAATCAGCTCTACGACGCCATGCATCAGGGGCTGGACTTGAAATGCGATCTGGTAATTCTGGATGAAGCACATTTCTTAGGCGATGCTGATCGCGGTGTTGTCTGGGAAGAAATAATGATTTACCTTCCGGCGCGGATTAATCTGTTGCTTTTATCGGCGACAATCGGCAACGGTGAGGAAATAGCGCGATGGCTGGAAACAATCCGTAAAAAACCATGCGTGGTCATCAGGGAAGAAAAACGTCCTGTGCCACTCTATCCTCTTTTTCTTCATCCTTCAGGATGTTTGCATCCTTTTCTGGAAGGGAAAAAAGTTTCACCGACGGTTGCGGATTTTTTAAGAAGAACTAACGATAAAAGATTGCGCGGCGGTCCAATGCCGGATTACATCGGCATTATCCGAATTCTTGAACGGTTTAATCTTCTGCCGGCTATATTTTTTTTAAAATCACGCGCGGAATGCGATGCTGCCCTCACAGCGCGGGGAACGCTTTCGTCTCCGGAAAATTCCGTGGGATTCAATGATTCTCTCTATGAACTACTCGATCGTTTCCCGTCGCTTGCCAATCATCGGCAACTAAAAGCGTTACGCTCCTGGGGGCTTGCTGCTCATCATGGCGGGCAGCTCCCCGCTTGGAAGATGCTGGTGGAGGAAATGATGAATCGTGGGCATCTGCGAGTGATATTTGCCACATCCACCATTGCCGCGGGGGTTAATTTTCCGGCAAGGACCATCGTGCTTTTTAACTCTGATTTATTCAACGGGAATGATTTTAATCCGCTTTCGGCTACGGAATTTAGCCAGATGACCGGCCGCGCGGGAAGACGCGGGCAAGATAATATCGGCTTTATGCTGACAATTACCGGGAAATTTATGAATATAAATCATATCCGGTATTTGCTGTTTCAAAAACCGGAAGATATTTTAAGCCAATTAAAAAATGATTTCGCGATGGTTTTGAATCTACTTTTATCACAGACACCGGAAGACATTCGTAAAATATTCGAAAGATCATTCGCGGCTTATCAACAAAATATCCGGCACCATGGCTCTGATTATTCCGCTGCAAAAACACTTTGGAAAGATTTTTCGCGCCACTTTAAATTTTTGCAGAAAGAAGGCTTTGTGGATGAAGCCGGAGCGCTGACCGCAGACGGACATTGGGCTTCCAAGCTGCGACTGGATTATCCGCTCCTTGTGGCGCAGTGTTTACGCAAAAACGCTTTTCCTGAAGAAAACGAAAAACTTCTGGCTGCCGTTGTCGCTTTTTTTGCTTACGATCGTGATGACGATATGAAATTGACCATCAAGGATCTACCGCCGAAACTGACGCTATCATTTAAAAAGGTTGCGCTTGCCGTGCGACCGCTTATCCATCGCCTGGAAGACGCCGGCTTTCCGGTGGTAAAACTTCATGCATCTGCCGGAGCCGCTGTTTATTACTGGGCACAGGGACACAGTTGGGATTCTGTAATCAAAGCCACGGGTATCGCGGAAGGTGACATGGCAACACTGATTTTACGCACCGCGGATAATCTACGCCAAATAGCTTCGCTTAAGGATACATATCCGGAAATTGCCGAAAGCGCTTATAAAGCAAGAGATGCAATATTAAGGGAACCGGTACTTTTTCTGTGA
- a CDS encoding tyrosine--tRNA ligase, translating to MKSAYEILKERGFIEQVTDEALIKKLFAQGPVTCYIGFDPTATSLHIGSLVPIMSLAHMQQSGHKPIALVGGGTGLIGDPSGKTEMRQVLTLDQIDYNAQCLGKQLSQYLDFSDGKALLLNNADWLTKINYIEFLRDVGRHFSVNKMLAAESYKIRMEKGLNFIEFNYMVLQGYDFLYLFQNYGCALQMGGNDQWGNMLAGTELIRKIAAKDAHAVTFPLITTSLGQKMGKTEKGTIWLDGNLTSPYEYYQYWVNCDDADLERFLKLFTFLPLEEISIVKKLTDAQLNMAKAVLAFEATKITHGAKAAEDAWRASMEAFHSRPVDAGMFPSSSIPRESAASDTSAIPRYKISRKDLETGIQICATCAKAGLTQSISETKRLIEQGGIYINDRQVKSIDEKLTTADFGGSSELRVRKGKKKYLIIEMD from the coding sequence ATGAAGAGCGCCTACGAAATATTAAAAGAAAGAGGCTTCATCGAGCAAGTAACCGATGAAGCTTTGATTAAAAAACTTTTCGCCCAAGGGCCTGTGACCTGCTATATTGGCTTTGATCCTACGGCCACCAGTCTGCATATCGGTTCTCTTGTGCCGATTATGTCTTTGGCACATATGCAGCAGAGCGGACATAAACCAATTGCGCTGGTCGGTGGCGGCACGGGTTTGATCGGCGACCCCAGCGGTAAAACGGAAATGCGCCAGGTTCTAACCCTTGATCAGATTGATTACAACGCACAGTGTCTGGGCAAACAGCTTTCTCAATACCTTGATTTCTCCGATGGCAAAGCGCTTCTTTTAAACAATGCCGACTGGCTGACAAAAATCAACTACATTGAGTTTTTAAGAGACGTTGGCAGGCATTTCAGCGTGAACAAAATGCTGGCGGCGGAAAGTTATAAAATCAGAATGGAAAAAGGCCTGAATTTTATCGAATTTAATTATATGGTTCTTCAGGGGTATGACTTTCTTTATCTCTTTCAGAATTATGGCTGCGCTTTGCAGATGGGCGGCAACGACCAGTGGGGCAATATGCTGGCCGGTACTGAACTGATTCGTAAAATTGCCGCTAAAGACGCTCACGCCGTAACGTTTCCGCTGATTACAACGTCCCTCGGACAGAAGATGGGGAAAACCGAGAAAGGAACAATCTGGCTGGATGGCAACTTAACCAGTCCGTACGAATATTATCAGTACTGGGTCAATTGCGATGACGCCGATCTGGAAAGATTTTTAAAGCTATTTACCTTCCTGCCGCTGGAAGAAATCAGTATTGTTAAGAAACTGACCGACGCTCAACTGAACATGGCGAAAGCTGTGCTGGCCTTTGAAGCGACGAAAATTACACATGGGGCAAAAGCCGCCGAGGACGCCTGGCGCGCTTCAATGGAAGCATTTCATTCCCGTCCGGTGGATGCCGGTATGTTTCCTTCCAGTTCTATTCCCCGTGAGTCGGCGGCAAGCGACACTTCGGCGATTCCCCGCTATAAAATTTCCCGCAAGGATTTGGAGACGGGCATCCAGATTTGCGCGACCTGTGCCAAAGCGGGATTGACCCAATCCATTTCTGAAACCAAACGCTTGATCGAGCAGGGCGGAATTTACATCAATGACCGGCAGGTAAAATCCATCGATGAGAAATTAACTACTGCCGATTTTGGCGGTAGTAGCGAATTGCGCGTGAGGAAAGGGAAGAAGAAGTATTTAATCATCGAAATGGATTGA
- the rny gene encoding ribonuclease Y: MFWAGVSVVVLVVAVVSGIIIGFILKQVLAAREIKSSKKLMVRIAEEAKKEAETIKKEAILQAKENLLKMKAEFDSEAKERRSDFDGREKRIRAKEENLDKKADVLAQKESSVEGREKSITNKESVIEEKRRKLDAALDEQNEKLEKIAGMSSEEAKKILIQSMEADAKQEAAAIVRKIEDEAKLTADRKSQEIVAYAIQRYAGDVVAEKTVSAVNLPSEEMKGRIIGREGRNIRAIEAATGIDLIIDDTPEAVVLSSFDPIRREVARISLERLIQDGRIHPGRIEEIVKKVRVEVDQIIRETGEKASFDVGVHDIHPEIITLLGSLKYRTSYSQNVLQHSMDVAYLTGIMASELKVNVKEAKRAGLLHDIGKAVDHKIEGTHAAIGADYAKRFGENPRIVQAIATHHDDGRNNTLLGVLVQAADTLSAARPGARREMLETYVKRLEGLEKIANSFNGVEKCFAIQAGREIRILVENEKISENDATMLCKDIIKKIETELTYPGQIKVTVIRETRVSDFAK; this comes from the coding sequence ATGTTTTGGGCCGGTGTATCAGTAGTCGTTTTGGTTGTTGCAGTTGTTTCAGGTATTATTATCGGCTTTATTTTGAAACAGGTTCTTGCAGCCAGAGAAATCAAGTCATCGAAGAAATTAATGGTGCGTATAGCCGAAGAAGCCAAGAAAGAGGCGGAAACCATTAAGAAAGAAGCAATCCTTCAAGCAAAGGAAAACCTTCTGAAGATGAAAGCTGAATTTGATAGTGAAGCGAAAGAGAGAAGAAGTGATTTTGACGGAAGAGAGAAACGCATCCGTGCCAAGGAAGAAAATCTGGATAAAAAAGCAGATGTTTTGGCTCAAAAAGAATCATCCGTTGAAGGACGTGAAAAATCAATAACCAACAAAGAATCGGTTATCGAAGAAAAACGCCGCAAGTTAGATGCCGCTCTTGATGAGCAGAACGAGAAACTCGAAAAAATAGCGGGAATGTCTTCGGAAGAAGCAAAAAAAATATTAATTCAGTCTATGGAAGCGGATGCCAAACAAGAGGCCGCGGCCATTGTCCGTAAAATTGAAGACGAAGCAAAATTAACCGCCGATAGAAAGTCGCAGGAAATTGTTGCTTATGCGATTCAGAGGTACGCCGGAGATGTCGTGGCGGAAAAAACTGTTTCGGCAGTTAACCTGCCCAGCGAAGAAATGAAAGGACGCATTATTGGTCGTGAAGGCAGGAATATCCGGGCCATTGAAGCGGCAACAGGAATAGACTTAATTATTGATGATACTCCGGAAGCTGTTGTTCTATCCAGTTTTGACCCGATCAGAAGGGAAGTTGCCAGGATTTCACTGGAGAGATTGATTCAGGATGGCAGGATTCATCCCGGCCGTATCGAAGAAATTGTTAAAAAGGTAAGAGTAGAGGTTGACCAAATTATCAGGGAAACCGGAGAAAAAGCGTCGTTTGATGTTGGTGTTCATGATATCCATCCCGAGATAATCACTTTGCTGGGCTCTCTTAAATACCGCACCAGTTATTCGCAAAATGTTTTGCAGCACTCTATGGATGTTGCTTATCTTACCGGTATTATGGCGTCGGAATTAAAGGTGAATGTTAAAGAAGCCAAGCGTGCCGGATTATTGCATGATATCGGCAAGGCAGTCGACCACAAAATAGAAGGAACACACGCGGCTATCGGTGCGGATTATGCCAAGCGTTTCGGGGAGAATCCCCGCATTGTTCAGGCGATTGCTACTCACCATGATGACGGACGCAACAATACACTGCTCGGTGTTCTGGTGCAGGCGGCTGATACGCTCTCTGCCGCGAGACCCGGTGCGCGCCGCGAGATGCTGGAAACATACGTCAAACGTCTGGAAGGTCTCGAAAAGATCGCCAACTCCTTTAATGGAGTTGAGAAGTGTTTTGCTATTCAGGCCGGCCGTGAAATACGCATTCTTGTAGAAAATGAAAAAATATCCGAGAATGACGCCACGATGCTGTGCAAGGATATAATCAAGAAAATTGAAACTGAGCTTACTTATCCCGGGCAGATAAAAGTTACCGTAATCAGGGAAACACGGGTTTCCGATTTCGCGAAATAA